A stretch of the Mycobacterium shigaense genome encodes the following:
- a CDS encoding DUF4233 domain-containing protein translates to MTERPDSPDNVARPDPWRSFRGVMAATLLLEAIVVLLAIPVVGAVGGGLNPVSLGYLIGLAVLLVSLAGLQGRPWAIWVNLGVQVILLAGFALYPGVGFIGVLFTGLWALIAYFRAEVRRREDDGPAPPS, encoded by the coding sequence ATGACCGAGCGACCCGACAGCCCGGACAACGTCGCCCGCCCGGATCCGTGGCGGAGCTTTCGAGGCGTGATGGCCGCGACGCTGCTGTTGGAGGCGATCGTGGTGCTGCTGGCGATACCGGTGGTGGGCGCGGTCGGTGGCGGCCTGAACCCGGTGTCGCTGGGCTACCTGATCGGGCTGGCGGTGCTGCTGGTTTCACTGGCGGGACTGCAGGGACGGCCCTGGGCGATCTGGGTCAACCTGGGCGTGCAGGTGATCCTGTTGGCAGGCTTTGCCCTGTATCCGGGCGTGGGATTCATCGGTGTGCTGTTCACCGGGTTGTGGGCCCTGATCGCCTATTTCCGTGCCGAGGTGCGGCGGCGAGAGGACGACGGGCCCGCACCACCCAGCTGA
- the folC gene encoding bifunctional tetrahydrofolate synthase/dihydrofolate synthase, with translation MTFEPPDWESDTSTVPTPDEIASLWQVEHLLDQRWPETKIEPSLTRISALLDLLGSPQLGYPSIHVAGTNGKTSVARMIDALLTALHRRTGRTTSPHLQSATERIAIDGKPISPAQYVDTYREIEPFVQMIDAQSQATGGPALSKFEVLTAMAFAAFADAPVEVAVVEVGMGGSWDATNVVNAPVAVITPIGIDHVEYLGDDIAGIAGEKAGIITKAPDGAPDTVAVIAKQVPEAMEVLLAQSVRADAAVAREDSEFAVLGRQVAIGGQVLQLQGLGGVYSDIFLPLHGEHQAHNAVVALAAVEAFFGAGAQRQLDVDAVRAGFAGVASPGRLERMRSAPTVFIDAAHNPAGAAALAQTLTDEFDFRFLVGVIGVMADKDVDGILAALEPAFSSVVVTHNGSPRALDVESLALAAQQRFGPDRVATAENLRDAIDVATALVDEATVAGEAESFSGTGIVVTGSVVTAGAARTLFGRDPQ, from the coding sequence ATGACTTTCGAGCCGCCCGACTGGGAATCGGACACCAGCACGGTTCCCACGCCGGACGAAATCGCGTCGCTGTGGCAGGTCGAGCACCTGCTCGACCAGCGCTGGCCGGAGACCAAGATCGAGCCGAGCCTGACCCGCATCAGCGCGTTGCTGGACCTGCTCGGCTCGCCGCAACTCGGCTATCCGTCGATCCACGTGGCGGGCACCAACGGCAAGACCTCGGTGGCGCGGATGATCGATGCGCTGCTGACCGCGCTGCACCGGCGCACCGGCCGCACCACCAGCCCGCATCTACAATCGGCCACCGAACGCATCGCGATCGACGGAAAGCCAATCAGCCCAGCGCAATACGTCGACACCTACCGCGAGATCGAACCGTTCGTGCAGATGATCGACGCCCAGTCGCAGGCCACCGGCGGCCCGGCGCTGAGTAAGTTCGAGGTGCTCACCGCGATGGCCTTCGCGGCGTTCGCCGATGCGCCCGTCGAAGTCGCGGTGGTCGAGGTCGGCATGGGCGGAAGCTGGGATGCCACCAACGTCGTCAACGCGCCGGTCGCGGTGATCACCCCAATCGGGATCGATCACGTCGAATATCTCGGCGACGACATCGCCGGGATCGCCGGCGAAAAGGCGGGAATCATCACCAAGGCCCCCGACGGTGCACCCGACACCGTCGCCGTGATCGCCAAGCAGGTCCCCGAGGCCATGGAAGTCCTGCTGGCCCAATCGGTTCGGGCTGACGCCGCGGTGGCCAGGGAGGACTCGGAGTTCGCGGTGCTGGGCAGGCAGGTCGCCATCGGCGGCCAGGTGCTGCAGCTACAGGGCCTCGGCGGGGTGTACTCCGACATCTTCTTACCGCTGCACGGTGAACATCAGGCGCACAACGCGGTGGTGGCACTGGCCGCCGTGGAGGCGTTCTTCGGCGCCGGTGCGCAGCGTCAACTCGACGTCGATGCCGTCCGCGCCGGTTTCGCCGGTGTCGCCAGCCCCGGCCGATTGGAACGAATGCGCAGTGCCCCAACGGTGTTCATCGATGCGGCGCACAATCCCGCGGGCGCGGCCGCCTTGGCCCAGACGCTGACCGACGAGTTCGACTTCCGATTCCTGGTCGGGGTGATCGGCGTGATGGCGGACAAGGACGTGGACGGCATACTGGCCGCGCTGGAGCCGGCCTTCAGCTCGGTCGTGGTCACCCACAACGGGTCGCCGCGGGCGCTGGACGTCGAGTCCCTGGCGCTGGCGGCTCAGCAGCGCTTCGGGCCCGACCGGGTGGCGACGGCGGAGAACCTGCGCGACGCCATCGACGTCGCGACGGCGCTGGTGGACGAGGCGACGGTGGCGGGCGAAGCCGAGTCGTTCTCCGGCACCGGGATCGTGGTCACCGGCTCGGTCGTCACCGCCGGCGCGGCCCGCACCCTGTTCGGTCGGGACCCGCAATGA
- the rplU gene encoding 50S ribosomal protein L21, translated as MATYAIVKTGGKQYKVAVGDVVKVEKLDSEPGAKVSLPVALVVDGANVTTDAKALAKVAVTGEVLEHTKGPKIRIHKFKNKTGYHKRQGHRQQLTVLKVTGIK; from the coding sequence ATGGCGACCTACGCAATCGTCAAGACGGGCGGCAAGCAGTACAAGGTCGCCGTCGGGGACGTGGTCAAGGTCGAGAAGCTCGACTCGGAACCGGGTGCCAAGGTGTCGCTGCCGGTCGCACTGGTCGTCGACGGCGCCAACGTGACCACCGACGCCAAGGCCCTGGCCAAGGTGGCCGTGACCGGCGAGGTTCTCGAACACACCAAGGGACCCAAGATCCGTATCCACAAGTTCAAGAACAAGACCGGCTACCACAAGCGTCAGGGACATCGTCAGCAGCTGACGGTCCTGAAGGTCACCGGGATCAAGTAG
- the ndk gene encoding nucleoside-diphosphate kinase → MTERTLVLVKPDGVARRLVGEVISRIERKGLTIAALELRGVSRELAAQHYAEHDGKPFFEALIEFITSGPVVAAIVEGPRAVAAFRQLAGGTDPVEKATPGTIRGDFGLETQFNLVHGSDSTDSAKREIALWFPGV, encoded by the coding sequence GTGACGGAACGGACGCTGGTATTGGTCAAGCCCGACGGCGTCGCGCGCCGGCTGGTGGGCGAGGTCATCAGCCGCATCGAGCGCAAGGGCCTCACCATTGCCGCGTTGGAGCTGCGCGGCGTGAGCCGCGAGCTGGCCGCCCAGCACTACGCCGAGCACGACGGCAAACCGTTTTTCGAGGCGTTGATCGAGTTCATCACCTCTGGGCCGGTGGTGGCAGCAATCGTGGAGGGCCCGCGAGCGGTCGCGGCGTTTCGGCAGCTCGCCGGCGGCACCGACCCGGTAGAGAAGGCCACACCCGGCACCATCCGCGGTGATTTCGGGTTGGAGACGCAGTTCAACCTCGTGCACGGCTCGGACTCGACCGACTCGGCCAAGCGCGAAATCGCGCTGTGGTTTCCCGGCGTCTAG
- the rpmA gene encoding 50S ribosomal protein L27, whose protein sequence is MAHKKGASSSRNGRDSAAQRLGVKRFGGQVVKAGEILVRQRGTKFHPGANVGRGGDDTLFAKETGAVEFGVKRGRKTISIVAAGQTTD, encoded by the coding sequence ATGGCACACAAGAAGGGCGCTTCCAGCTCGCGCAACGGGCGCGATTCGGCGGCTCAGCGGCTGGGGGTCAAGCGGTTCGGCGGCCAGGTCGTCAAGGCCGGCGAGATCCTGGTCCGGCAGCGCGGCACCAAGTTCCACCCCGGCGCCAACGTCGGGCGCGGCGGCGACGACACGCTGTTTGCGAAGGAGACGGGCGCCGTCGAGTTCGGCGTCAAGCGCGGCCGCAAGACCATCAGCATCGTCGCGGCCGGTCAAACCACCGACTGA
- a CDS encoding Rne/Rng family ribonuclease, whose translation MIDGGPTSESSQEPVQQDDLPDRLRVHSLARALGTTSKRVVDALAALDGRIRSAHSGVDYEEAIRVRDLLSARPPEDLVNAVNVAAGNEVGGTSDASAERPHYMPLFVAPQPVEAAEASGVDFDASGGDSDDDEEDDQVDRPASRRRRRGRRGRGRGRGEQGGSDGQGDDDSDSDRRGAADAEDADDEDSDDSDDGDSDDDNGSADGGNRRRRRRRRRKSGSADDNDESPSPDDPPNTVVHERAPRGKSGSDDKGSNGSSNAEIKGIDGSTRLEAKRQRRRDGRDAGRRRPPVLTEAEFLARREAVERMMVVRDRVRTEPPHPGARYTQIAVLEDGIVVEHFVTSAGSASLVGNIYLGIVQNVLPSMEAAFVDIGRGRNGVLYAGEVNWDAAGLGGSERKIEKALKPGDYVVVQVSKDPVGHKGARLTTQVSLAGRYLVYVPGASSTGISRKLPDTERQRLKEILRDVVPSNAGVIIRTASEGVKEDDIRHDVTRLQERWEQIEAKAADVKGKAAGAAVALYEEPDVLVKVIRDLFNEDFAGLVVSGDEAWNTINEYVNSVAPELVSKLTKYEPATGPDDQPGPDVFAVHRIDEQLAKAMERKVWLPSGGTLVIDRTEAMTVVDVNTGKFTGSGGNLEQTVTKNNLEAAEEIVRQLRLRDIGGIVVIDFIDMVLESNRDLVLRRLTEALARDRTRHQVSEVTSLGLVQLTRKRLGTGLIEAFSTSCPHCAGRGILLHADPVDSAPASGRGKSESGGRRGKRSKKSRGEEPPVAKVPTHAPGEHPMFKAMAAGSATVTEIADGESEAEADDERAEARGPADVEDTDVEDTDVGPEDVDEDHSDDDDDGDDDDDGDEDDEDDDLDDEDLDDDDEDLDDDDEDLDIEDEDLDVEDSDSVEDSDDGAVNGGFGRPRRRRAAGRPAGPPIHAD comes from the coding sequence GTGATAGACGGTGGCCCAACTTCAGAATCATCACAAGAACCTGTCCAGCAGGATGACCTGCCGGATCGGCTGAGAGTCCACTCGCTGGCGCGGGCGCTGGGAACTACCAGCAAGCGCGTGGTCGACGCGCTCGCCGCGCTCGACGGGCGCATTCGAAGCGCGCATTCCGGGGTGGACTACGAAGAAGCCATCAGGGTGCGCGACCTGCTCTCGGCCCGACCGCCCGAGGACCTGGTCAACGCCGTGAACGTGGCGGCCGGCAACGAGGTCGGGGGCACGTCGGACGCTTCGGCCGAGCGGCCGCACTACATGCCGTTGTTCGTCGCGCCGCAACCGGTGGAGGCGGCAGAGGCGAGCGGGGTCGATTTCGACGCTTCGGGCGGCGACTCCGACGACGACGAGGAGGACGACCAGGTCGACCGGCCCGCAAGCCGGCGGCGGCGCCGGGGCCGGCGGGGGCGCGGCCGCGGTCGCGGTGAGCAGGGCGGATCCGACGGGCAGGGCGACGACGACAGCGATTCGGACCGGCGCGGCGCCGCGGATGCCGAAGACGCCGATGACGAGGATTCGGACGACTCCGACGACGGCGACAGCGACGACGACAACGGCTCGGCGGACGGGGGCAACCGCCGCCGCCGCAGGCGGCGGCGCCGGAAGTCGGGCTCGGCAGACGACAACGACGAGTCGCCGTCGCCGGATGACCCGCCGAACACCGTCGTGCACGAGCGGGCGCCCCGCGGTAAGTCCGGGTCGGATGACAAGGGCTCCAACGGCTCGAGCAACGCCGAGATCAAGGGCATCGACGGCTCGACGCGGCTGGAGGCCAAGCGGCAGCGACGCCGCGACGGGCGCGACGCCGGAAGGCGCCGCCCGCCCGTATTGACCGAGGCGGAGTTCCTGGCGCGCCGGGAAGCCGTCGAGCGGATGATGGTCGTCCGCGACCGGGTCCGCACCGAACCGCCGCACCCGGGCGCGCGGTACACGCAGATCGCGGTCCTCGAGGACGGCATCGTCGTCGAACACTTCGTCACGTCGGCCGGCTCGGCGTCCCTGGTGGGCAACATCTACCTCGGGATCGTGCAGAACGTGCTGCCCTCGATGGAGGCGGCGTTCGTCGACATCGGTCGCGGCCGCAACGGTGTGCTGTACGCCGGCGAGGTCAACTGGGACGCCGCCGGATTGGGCGGCTCCGAGCGCAAGATCGAAAAGGCCCTCAAGCCCGGCGACTACGTCGTCGTCCAGGTCAGCAAGGACCCGGTCGGGCACAAGGGCGCGCGGCTGACCACCCAGGTGTCCTTGGCGGGGCGCTATCTGGTCTACGTGCCGGGCGCCTCGTCGACCGGGATCAGCCGCAAGCTGCCCGACACCGAGCGTCAGCGGCTCAAGGAGATCCTGCGCGATGTGGTGCCGTCGAATGCCGGCGTGATCATCCGCACCGCGTCCGAGGGTGTCAAGGAAGACGACATCCGCCACGACGTCACCCGCCTGCAGGAGCGCTGGGAACAGATCGAGGCTAAGGCCGCCGATGTCAAGGGCAAGGCCGCCGGCGCCGCAGTCGCGTTGTACGAAGAGCCCGACGTGTTGGTCAAGGTGATTCGCGACCTGTTCAACGAGGACTTCGCCGGACTCGTCGTATCGGGCGACGAAGCCTGGAACACCATCAACGAGTACGTGAATTCGGTTGCGCCCGAACTTGTTTCGAAACTCACCAAGTATGAGCCCGCGACCGGGCCGGACGATCAGCCGGGGCCTGATGTATTCGCGGTGCACCGCATCGACGAGCAACTGGCCAAGGCGATGGAGCGCAAGGTGTGGCTGCCGTCGGGCGGGACGCTGGTGATCGACCGGACCGAAGCGATGACGGTGGTCGACGTCAACACCGGCAAATTCACCGGGTCGGGCGGCAACTTGGAGCAGACGGTCACCAAGAACAACCTGGAGGCCGCCGAGGAGATCGTCCGGCAACTGCGGCTGCGTGACATCGGCGGCATCGTGGTCATCGACTTCATCGACATGGTGCTCGAGTCCAACCGGGATCTGGTGCTGCGCAGACTGACCGAGGCGTTGGCCCGTGACCGCACCCGCCATCAGGTATCGGAGGTGACATCGCTGGGCCTGGTGCAGCTGACCCGCAAGCGGCTGGGTACCGGACTCATCGAGGCGTTCTCGACGTCGTGCCCGCACTGCGCCGGTCGCGGCATCCTGCTGCATGCCGACCCTGTCGATTCGGCGCCGGCCAGTGGGCGTGGCAAGTCCGAATCCGGCGGTCGGCGCGGCAAGCGGTCCAAGAAGAGCCGGGGCGAGGAGCCGCCGGTGGCCAAGGTGCCGACGCACGCTCCCGGCGAGCATCCGATGTTCAAGGCGATGGCTGCGGGTTCGGCCACGGTGACCGAGATCGCCGACGGTGAATCCGAGGCGGAAGCCGATGACGAGCGGGCCGAGGCACGGGGTCCGGCCGACGTGGAGGATACCGACGTCGAGGACACCGACGTCGGCCCCGAGGACGTCGACGAAGACCACTCGGACGACGACGATGATGGCGACGACGACGATGATGGCGACGAGGACGACGAGGACGACGACCTGGACGACGAGGACCTCGACGATGACGACGAGGACCTCGACGATGACGACGAGGATCTCGACATCGAGGACGAGGATCTGGACGTCGAGGATTCCGACTCCGTCGAAGACTCCGACGACGGCGCGGTCAACGGCGGGTTCGGGCGTCCACGTCGGCGCCGCGCCGCCGGCCGGCCGGCCGGGCCCCCGATCCACGCCGACTGA